ATCTTCCCTCCATTCAAAACAAAGAGCAAGGAGATTCAGTTTTAATCTTGTGTTATATAGCTTAAAGCCCAAAATCAATATGAAATTTCTTTGTTAGAGGGTGTTTGGATTTGAGTTTTTGAAAGTGATTATTTTGACTTGAATAATAGGAATAAGATAATTAGAAAATCAGTTGATCAAAGCTAGGTGTAGGTAGGTCTTGTGCATTTATCAGAAAAATCATTCTTCTTACAACTTTCTACTTGCCTCTACAAATCTGATTAGTTTGAGCCTAAACAATCAGAATTGTAATTTACCCAAACAATCGAAACTGATTATTATAATTTCAAGTCTTAGTAATCAGTTTAAACACACATGAAGGAATTTTGAATTGCTTTAAAAAAGTGGAATGTATCACATTGATTTTACTGGTTAAATAACATGGTGGCAGTCAATTGCAGAAGGAAGCTGAGGACAAATGTGGAAGCATGGATAGAGTAGTTAGCAATCAAGAAATCTTGGTTCAAGATAAAAGTAAAACCATTGCTGCTGAACAAAAAGATGAAGAATTATTAAACACCAATACGAGGAGTGGTGTTGAAGTTTCTAAAGTGGATGATCATCAGACATCATCAAATATAGATGAAAGTCTTGAGTCTAACAATTTAAGTTGTGATAGATTAAAAAAAGTGAAATCTGGAGGTTCCCTGTTGGATTCAGGATCTTGGAAGAATAGTAGTAGGAAAGATGGTTTTCATGGTGGCAATGAAAGGAAAGATATTAACAAGTTACAACAATTACAGCGCAGGGTACAGAACCTTGAAAGTGAGCTTAAAGAAGCTGCTGCTATTGAAGTTGGTCTTTACTCAATAGTAGCAGAACATGGAAGTTCTATGAATAAAGTTCATGCGCCAGCTAGGCGTCTTTCTAGGCTATACCTTCATGCATGCAATTGCAAACAGATTTCACAAAGAGCAAGTTCAGCAAAAAGTATTGTTTCCGGATTGATTTTGGTTGCAAAAGCTTGTGGAAACGATGTCCCAAGGTCTACAGTACTTACCTTAATGAATTACCATGATGACGAtggaaattatatataattaatcttGTTTATGTTTTAGGTTGACTTTCTGGTTGTCAAACTGTGTGGTATTGAGAGCAATAATATATGATGCTTTCGAGCAAGATCACATAAGCAAAAAGAACATCAAAGAATCTTGTAGAAACGAATGGGAGAAGCCTTGTCAATTTACTTGTTCCATAGAAAAAGTTGAATCTTGGATCTTTTCACGAATCATCGAGTCAGTCTGGTGGCAGGTTTGTTGCATAATAGATTAATAGCAGTGGAGTATTAAATATGAATTAATATTGTATAAGACTATAAGTATGTGGTTGCAGACGCTTACTCCATATATGCAATCAACGGCTGCAAGGGCTATTGTTAGAATTGTAGATTCAGAATGTAGTAAAAAAACATCACGTGAGCAAGAACAAGCAAACTTCTCAATGGAGCTATGGAAGACTGCTTTCATGGATGCCTGCGAAAGGATTTGTCCTGTTCGAGCTGCTGGACATGATTGCGGTTGCTTGCCTGTGCTTTCTAGATTGGTAGCTTTTCATCTATCTGATTGCATGataatttttatgtaatttttctttcttttttttttaatgatttgttTTTTGGGTTGATAATGTTTTACTAGGTAATGGAAGAGTGCATGGGGAGATTAGATGTGGCTATGTTTAATGCTATTCTTCGGGAATCTGCTGATGAGTCTCCAACTGATCCTGTATCTGACCCAATCAGTGATGCAAGAGTTCTTCCTGTTCCATCAGGGAAACCAAGCTTTGGGGCTGGTGCACAACTCAAAAATGCAgtaactctctttctctctctctctctctctctatatatatatatatatatatatatatatatatatatatatatatatatacacacacacacattatgtCAACCAAAACTCTAAAATGTTCTTCATTTTTTTGGCAATGTGCAGATTGGAAATTGGTCGAGGTGGCTGACTGATTTATTTGGTATTGATGATGATTCGTTTAAACCTTTTCATCTCCTGAATGCATTGAGTGACCTGATGATGCTTCCTAAGGATATGCTGTTAGATAGCAGAATCAGAAAAGAGGTTTCTAAAATTGGGCTCTTTTCTTTTATACTAGTTTGTTTAGTTACTcgcatttgattttgattttttttttgaaggtATGTCCGAGTTTTGGTGCAGCATTAATAAAGGGGATACTTGATCGTTTTGTCCCAGATGAGTTTTGTCCAGATGCTATTCCTGAAGCTGTGCTACAAGTCCTAGATTCAGAGGTCAGTAGAGTTACAGTCAATTTTCAGTATAATTATGtaacacaaacacaaacacaaacaatCAAAGATATGTTTGTGT
The genomic region above belongs to Lactuca sativa cultivar Salinas chromosome 4, Lsat_Salinas_v11, whole genome shotgun sequence and contains:
- the LOC111921502 gene encoding LOW QUALITY PROTEIN: uncharacterized protein LOC111921502 (The sequence of the model RefSeq protein was modified relative to this genomic sequence to represent the inferred CDS: inserted 1 base in 1 codon), with translation MVSGMKAKNRKSPSVQLDYVITIIEIKPWPPSQSLRSLRSALIQWEHGDKNSGTTKAVTPLLVPGASVGDGKIEFNESFKLHLTLMRDMSIKAGDGDXFLKNCVELNMYEPRRDKIGQLLATAVVDFAEYGVVKDGLIVSVPMNCKRTFSNTSQPMLFLKIEAFEKNNRVRSSGDSLVREGSTEMNEETESVSITDDDVSSSNGSSNPHKEKEAEDKCGSMDRVVSNQEILVQDKSKTIAAEQKDEELLNTNTRSGVEVSKVDDHQTSSNIDESLESNNLSCDRLKKVKSGGSLLDSGSWKNSSRKDGFHGGNERKDINKLQQLQRRVQNLESELKEAAAIEVGLYSIVAEHGSSMNKVHAPARRLSRLYLHACNCKQISQRASSAKSIVSGLILVAKACGNDVPRLTFWLSNCVVLRAIIYDAFEQDHISKKNIKESCRNEWEKPCQFTCSIEKVESWIFSRIIESVWWQTLTPYMQSTAARAIVRIVDSECSKKTSREQEQANFSMELWKTAFMDACERICPVRAAGHDCGCLPVLSRLVMEECMGRLDVAMFNAILRESADESPTDPVSDPISDARVLPVPSGKPSFGAGAQLKNAIGNWSRWLTDLFGIDDDSFKPFHLLNALSDLMMLPKDMLLDSRIRKEVCPSFGAALIKGILDRFVPDEFCPDAIPEAVLQVLDSEDLGVEGGEDCVRSVPCAAGSVVYHPPSASSIIKCIFGGTKKHLSRSGSSVLRKSNTSDDELDELSSPFTAINIIDATPSPSPRWRSNDGTIRYQLLKQVWMNSD